In Lactobacillus xylocopicola, the genomic stretch CTACTGAAATTAAATTATAGGGGACCAGCTCGACCACCCTTTCCTGGACCACACAAACTGGGCTACCAGCATTAGTTAGAATAATACCCCATTCACCCACTTGCGGCAGTTCCTCGTGCTGGTCATACAGTTCATAAGCCGACGTCGTGGCGGTTTTAATTCCGCGGTTTACTAAATCGGCCAGTCCGTCTGGGTCATCGCCAAAGGCCCAGGCGTCAACTGGTGTATCAGCTGCCAGTTGGTGCCTTTGACAAAAGTTCTGCCAAAATTCTTTTACTTCTTCAGTCATTATATTTTCTCCTTGTAATTACCTTTGCATTAATTCTTTTGCCATTAAGATAAATTCATAGCTGCCACCGTTCGATGGCATTTGTTTCCTGCCTGTAACGACAAAGCCCGCTTTTTGATAAACCTTAAATGCGCGTTGATTAAAACTCGCCACCGCTAAAGTGATCTTGCTATATTGGCCCTGTTGCCGCACATAACCGTCAATTACCTGTAGCAGTTGGCTCCCCCGGCCTTGCCCTGTCAACTCTGGTGCCATTCCTAAGCCAAGCTCGATTCGACCAGGTTCAGTAGTTGGCTCTAGGCAAAAAAAGGCCGTTAGCTGCCCCTGGTCATCCAGTACTTGAAAGTATCTATCGCCCCGCAGCTCTGGCGTAACGATTTCGTCGTAATCTTCTAGGTCATTTTCCATGTCATAAAAGTCATACTCCCCATCATAGTGCCAATCTTGGGCAATAACTTCAGCATTGGCTTGAGTTAATTGTTCAATTGTTTGTAAGGTGGTGCTAATCTTTTTTGCTTTTTCCTTACCTGCAAGGATATT encodes the following:
- a CDS encoding ASCH domain-containing protein codes for the protein MTEEVKEFWQNFCQRHQLAADTPVDAWAFGDDPDGLADLVNRGIKTATTSAYELYDQHEELPQVGEWGIILTNAGSPVCVVQERVVELVPYNLISVEHAYHEGDRTYKNWREIHDRFFKQEYEKVGKKFYPQAPMVCEVFAKVD
- a CDS encoding GNAT family N-acetyltransferase; translation: MKKFQIKDVSKLLGISTYTLRYYEKIGLLNFVKRNSNGDREFESRDLITINTVICLKQTGMPLKDIKNYLQLIAGGLATAEERKEMFLKQKQKVISEIADLQKALQVIDRKVSYYDEAVNSQSLDVCQEERQEWLQNILAGKEKAKKISTTLQTIEQLTQANAEVIAQDWHYDGEYDFYDMENDLEDYDEIVTPELRGDRYFQVLDDQGQLTAFFCLEPTTEPGRIELGLGMAPELTGQGRGSQLLQVIDGYVRQQGQYSKITLAVASFNQRAFKVYQKAGFVVTGRKQMPSNGGSYEFILMAKELMQR